The Desmonostoc muscorum LEGE 12446 genome includes a region encoding these proteins:
- a CDS encoding response regulator, whose translation MASNKILVIDDTTVVRVKVREMLPPGNFEVLEAKDGLEGLNFILQEKLSLIMLDFLLPKMSGWEVFQQVQAHPELRKIPLVIMSGRKEEVTEKIPEPFEYFEFLGKPFDQKQLIGAIKLAMTKAKQPRPELVAVGAAAAKNGTVTTSSVTSATVATSSETNSIATTPPPANTTIPTSTSPGVSQAEIEALNDKIAKMQAEIEGLKKQLTQVVTFIKQKIK comes from the coding sequence GTGGCAAGCAATAAAATTTTAGTTATCGATGACACTACAGTTGTCAGGGTAAAAGTACGAGAAATGTTGCCTCCAGGCAATTTTGAGGTACTGGAAGCAAAAGACGGTTTGGAAGGACTAAATTTCATCCTTCAGGAAAAACTCAGCCTAATTATGCTGGATTTCCTGTTGCCTAAAATGAGTGGCTGGGAAGTTTTCCAGCAAGTTCAAGCCCACCCAGAGTTAAGGAAAATTCCTTTGGTGATCATGTCTGGTCGCAAAGAGGAGGTGACTGAAAAAATCCCAGAACCATTTGAATATTTTGAATTTCTGGGCAAGCCTTTTGATCAAAAGCAACTAATTGGCGCAATTAAGTTAGCTATGACAAAAGCGAAACAGCCACGCCCAGAACTAGTTGCAGTGGGAGCAGCAGCCGCTAAAAATGGTACTGTCACAACCTCTAGTGTCACCAGTGCTACGGTAGCTACTTCTAGTGAGACAAATAGCATAGCAACAACCCCACCTCCCGCAAATACTACAATACCAACCTCTACTTCCCCAGGAGTCTCCCAGGCAGAAATTGAGGCGTTGAACGATAAAATTGCGAAAATGCAAGCAGAAATAGAGGGCTTGAAGAAGCAGCTGACTCAGGTTGTGACTTTTATTAAACAAAAAATAAAATAA
- the lipA gene encoding lipoyl synthase, which produces MISSQEAELKSEIMAMPSWLRRPIGKASEISTVQRIIKQRQIHTICEEGRCPNRGECYAQKTATFLLMGPTCTRSCAFCQVDKGHAPMPIDLEEPQKVAEAVQLLGLHYVVLTSVARDDLPDQGAGHFVKTMATIRQFNPETQIEVLTPDFWGGAGSGESGQRQRIAMIVEAKPACFNHNIETVQRLTGPVRRGAKYDRSLRVLAMVKEMDSTIPTKSGLMLGHGETTDEVVQAMADLRAVGCDRLTIGQYMRPSLEHLPVQKYWTPEEFDQLGSLAWKMGFSHVRSGPLVRSSYHAGEEGVESGE; this is translated from the coding sequence ATGATTTCGTCACAAGAAGCCGAACTCAAGTCTGAAATTATGGCAATGCCTAGCTGGTTACGTCGCCCCATTGGCAAAGCCAGCGAAATCTCTACCGTACAACGCATTATTAAACAGCGCCAAATTCACACAATTTGCGAAGAAGGGCGTTGTCCCAACCGGGGAGAGTGCTACGCCCAAAAAACCGCAACTTTTTTATTGATGGGGCCTACTTGCACACGCTCTTGTGCTTTCTGTCAAGTAGATAAAGGTCATGCACCAATGCCTATTGATTTAGAGGAACCACAAAAGGTAGCCGAGGCGGTGCAGCTGTTAGGATTACATTATGTGGTGTTGACTTCTGTAGCCCGTGATGATTTGCCCGATCAAGGCGCTGGGCATTTTGTGAAGACAATGGCCACTATCCGCCAATTCAACCCAGAAACTCAAATTGAAGTGCTGACGCCAGATTTTTGGGGTGGTGCGGGGAGTGGGGAGTCGGGTCAACGCCAGCGGATAGCGATGATTGTCGAAGCTAAACCAGCTTGTTTCAACCACAACATTGAGACAGTGCAACGGTTAACCGGGCCAGTGCGCCGGGGAGCCAAGTACGATCGCTCACTACGAGTGCTAGCTATGGTCAAAGAAATGGATTCGACAATTCCCACCAAATCAGGTTTGATGCTGGGACACGGAGAAACGACCGATGAAGTCGTGCAAGCAATGGCCGATTTAAGGGCTGTGGGGTGCGATCGCTTGACTATCGGCCAGTATATGCGTCCCTCTTTAGAGCATTTACCAGTCCAAAAATATTGGACTCCAGAAGAATTCGATCAACTCGGCTCCTTGGCATGGAAAATGGGATTCAGCCACGTCCGTTCCGGGCCTCTGGTTCGTAGTTCCTATCATGCGGGAGAAGAGGGAGTGGAGAGTGGGGAGTAG
- a CDS encoding photosystem I protein PsaX, whose product MTAKAKNSAVADSGAKPPYAFRTGWALFLLAINFLVAAYYFHIIE is encoded by the coding sequence ATGACTGCTAAAGCTAAGAATTCCGCAGTTGCCGACAGTGGAGCTAAACCTCCCTACGCCTTTCGCACAGGCTGGGCACTGTTCTTGTTAGCTATCAATTTCTTGGTAGCAGCTTATTATTTCCACATTATTGAATAG
- a CDS encoding branched-chain amino acid ABC transporter permease translates to MDTQFAQLIVNGIAVGSIIALAAVGLTLTYGILRLSNFAHGDFLTLGAYLTWLINTIGVNIWLSMILAAGGTVATMLLSEKLLWSRMRSIRATSTTLIIISIGLALFLRNGIIFIWGGKNQNYDLPVTPALDIFGLKVPQNQLLVLGLAVLAILGLHYLLQNTKIGKAMRAVADDLDLARVSGINVDRVIFWTWLIAGTLTSLGGSMYGLITAVRPNMGWFLILPLFASVILGGIGNPYGAIAAAFIIGIVQEVSTPWLGSQYKQGVALLIMILVLLIRPKGLFKGTI, encoded by the coding sequence ATGGATACACAATTCGCCCAACTCATCGTCAATGGAATTGCAGTGGGGAGCATTATTGCTCTAGCCGCAGTTGGACTCACACTTACCTATGGAATTTTACGTCTATCTAATTTTGCTCATGGTGACTTTCTGACTTTAGGAGCCTATCTCACTTGGCTGATCAACACTATTGGAGTAAATATTTGGCTGTCAATGATCCTCGCAGCAGGAGGAACGGTAGCAACAATGTTGTTATCAGAAAAGTTACTCTGGTCAAGGATGCGCTCTATTCGTGCTACCTCCACCACGCTGATTATTATTTCTATCGGACTTGCTTTATTTCTTCGCAATGGAATTATTTTTATCTGGGGTGGCAAAAATCAAAATTACGATTTACCTGTTACCCCGGCTTTAGACATCTTCGGCTTGAAGGTGCCGCAAAATCAATTATTGGTATTGGGGTTGGCGGTGCTAGCAATTTTGGGGCTGCACTATCTCCTGCAAAACACCAAAATTGGTAAAGCCATGCGAGCAGTTGCTGACGATCTCGACTTAGCCAGGGTTTCCGGTATCAATGTTGACCGAGTAATTTTCTGGACTTGGTTAATTGCTGGTACTCTTACATCCTTGGGCGGCAGTATGTACGGGTTGATTACAGCCGTGCGCCCGAATATGGGATGGTTTTTAATTTTACCATTATTTGCCTCAGTGATTTTGGGAGGAATTGGCAACCCCTACGGTGCGATCGCCGCAGCTTTTATCATTGGCATTGTCCAAGAAGTCAGCACTCCTTGGCTCGGTTCTCAATATAAACAAGGCGTGGCACTGTTGATTATGATTTTGGTGCTACTCATTCGTCCTAAAGGTTTATTTAAAGGCACGATTTGA
- the hrmK gene encoding hybrid histidine kinase/response regulator HrmK has product MQQYSSLPEQNSQIDATPKLLTTIQQLRADLWLEKSLNQLQSRLNDFLLSACNTVSQPLAAEAEIFQTVVNEINTAVDTSHLAFVQFAVGVALLEPHKTFAKVCYVSRSPFSGSQSPLLEVTLTPAKKLPLTLEQTIELKDLQQLENQQTPNAWRLADDFGGVIGWLVIATASLGSDSEPFIGSQAQLTSQLMARSAKQCTTALIQLRHVLSWQQRYEKLSSSNQELERTNQLKNQFLANTSHEIRTPLSSIIGFTHLLLAQGYEPSRERQQEYLNIIQSSGKHLLALINDILDLSKIEANQLEVQWETVDIPLLCSNVFALVKEKAANKGLKLVLELDPDITTLVADSLRLKQMLLNLLFNALKFTSKGNVGLQVACQGLFVHFTVWDTGAGISQEDQAQLFDPYFQIANAVAGIEGTGLGLAVTRKLAEIHGGSVKVESEINHGSRFTLVLPVKVAQEAGGAGEAGEANCFLSDLVVTPSSSSQILLVENDLPNGDLMQIYLSKLGYQVTWVKSAAKMWEALRQLEPAVILMDVYLPDGNGLKLVQELRENPQYQNIPVIAQTAMAMKGDRETCLAAGVNDYISKPIDLPLLARLVAKYSKPIDGE; this is encoded by the coding sequence ATGCAGCAGTATTCAAGCTTACCAGAACAGAACTCACAGATAGATGCAACGCCAAAACTTTTGACAACAATTCAGCAACTTCGCGCCGACTTGTGGCTGGAGAAAAGCTTAAACCAGTTGCAAAGTCGCCTTAATGATTTCCTGCTTTCTGCTTGTAATACTGTCTCACAGCCACTAGCCGCAGAAGCAGAAATTTTTCAAACTGTGGTCAATGAAATTAACACTGCTGTGGACACCAGTCATCTAGCGTTCGTCCAATTTGCCGTAGGCGTCGCTCTGCTTGAGCCACACAAAACATTTGCCAAAGTTTGCTATGTTTCTCGTTCCCCATTTTCCGGCTCACAATCTCCACTGTTGGAAGTGACACTGACACCGGCGAAAAAACTGCCGTTGACATTGGAACAGACTATAGAACTCAAAGATTTGCAGCAGCTTGAGAATCAACAAACACCGAATGCTTGGCGGTTAGCTGATGATTTTGGCGGCGTCATTGGCTGGCTAGTTATTGCCACGGCATCGCTAGGGTCTGATTCTGAGCCATTCATAGGATCGCAAGCTCAGCTCACATCCCAATTGATGGCCAGGTCTGCTAAGCAGTGTACTACAGCTTTGATCCAACTCAGGCACGTACTATCTTGGCAGCAGCGGTATGAAAAGTTAAGTAGCTCTAATCAAGAACTAGAGCGTACTAATCAACTTAAAAATCAGTTTTTAGCAAACACCAGTCATGAAATTCGCACACCGCTGAGTTCGATTATTGGGTTTACACACTTGCTGTTAGCTCAAGGCTACGAACCCAGTAGAGAACGTCAGCAAGAGTATTTAAATATCATTCAGTCTAGCGGCAAGCACTTGCTAGCTCTGATTAATGATATTTTAGATCTCTCTAAAATTGAAGCTAATCAGCTAGAAGTACAGTGGGAAACAGTAGATATACCACTGCTGTGTAGCAATGTTTTTGCACTGGTGAAGGAGAAAGCCGCTAATAAAGGTTTGAAACTAGTCCTGGAACTCGACCCTGATATCACAACCCTAGTAGCCGACTCCTTACGACTCAAGCAAATGCTGTTGAATTTACTCTTCAACGCTTTAAAGTTCACCAGCAAAGGCAATGTTGGCTTACAGGTTGCTTGTCAAGGTTTATTTGTGCATTTTACAGTTTGGGATACTGGCGCTGGTATATCCCAAGAAGACCAAGCTCAACTGTTTGATCCCTATTTCCAAATTGCCAATGCTGTAGCTGGTATTGAAGGTACTGGTTTGGGTTTAGCAGTGACTCGCAAACTCGCCGAAATTCACGGTGGTTCCGTGAAAGTGGAATCTGAAATAAATCATGGCTCCCGTTTTACGCTGGTGCTTCCCGTGAAGGTAGCACAGGAAGCAGGGGGAGCAGGGGAAGCAGGGGAAGCAAATTGTTTTTTATCTGATTTGGTTGTGACTCCTAGTTCGTCTTCTCAGATATTGCTGGTAGAAAATGACTTACCCAACGGTGATTTGATGCAAATTTATCTATCTAAATTGGGATATCAGGTGACTTGGGTCAAGAGCGCTGCAAAAATGTGGGAAGCTTTAAGACAGCTAGAGCCAGCAGTAATTTTAATGGATGTTTACCTGCCAGATGGAAATGGTCTGAAGTTGGTGCAGGAACTACGAGAAAATCCCCAGTATCAGAATATTCCAGTGATTGCCCAAACAGCAATGGCGATGAAAGGCGATCGCGAAACTTGTCTAGCAGCTGGAGTAAATGATTATATTTCTAAACCGATTGATTTACCGCTTTTAGCCCGTCTGGTGGCTAAGTATAGTAAACCGATTGATGGGGAGTAG
- the larE gene encoding ATP-dependent sacrificial sulfur transferase LarE, translated as MMLTEKFEQLRALFQEMEQALIAYSGGVDSTLVAKIAYDVLGDRALAVTAVSPSLLPEELEDAKIQAATIGIPHQIVQTHEMENPNYTSNPVNRCYFCKSELHDTLKPLALQLGYPYVVDGVNADDLHDYRPGIQAAKERGARSPLAEVGVTKVEVRQLSQQLGLPWWDKPAQPCLSSRFPYGEEITVAKLQRVGRAEIFLRKLGWQNLRVRSQGDTARIELPPEQIKEFVLKTDLQILVDAFQDFGFIYVTLDLEGYRSGKLNQVLNPEVVGVKL; from the coding sequence ATGATGCTGACAGAAAAATTTGAGCAATTAAGAGCTTTATTTCAAGAAATGGAGCAGGCTTTGATTGCCTACTCTGGGGGCGTTGATAGCACTTTGGTTGCCAAAATTGCTTATGATGTGTTGGGCGATCGCGCTTTGGCTGTGACTGCTGTTTCTCCTTCGCTGTTGCCAGAAGAGTTGGAAGACGCCAAAATTCAAGCTGCAACTATTGGGATTCCTCATCAAATCGTTCAAACTCACGAGATGGAAAACCCCAATTACACTTCTAACCCTGTCAACCGCTGTTATTTTTGCAAAAGTGAGTTGCACGATACTCTCAAACCTTTGGCTTTACAGTTGGGTTATCCCTATGTAGTGGATGGTGTGAATGCTGATGATTTGCATGATTATCGCCCAGGAATTCAGGCGGCTAAAGAAAGAGGTGCGCGATCGCCTTTAGCTGAAGTTGGTGTTACCAAAGTTGAAGTCCGGCAACTTTCGCAACAACTGGGTTTACCTTGGTGGGATAAACCTGCTCAACCTTGTCTGAGTTCCCGGTTTCCTTATGGTGAAGAAATTACTGTTGCTAAGTTACAACGAGTTGGTAGAGCGGAAATTTTCTTAAGAAAGCTGGGTTGGCAGAATTTGCGCGTGCGATCCCAAGGCGATACAGCACGTATTGAATTACCACCAGAACAAATTAAAGAGTTTGTCTTAAAGACTGATTTACAAATATTAGTTGACGCATTTCAAGATTTTGGATTTATTTACGTAACTTTGGATTTAGAAGGTTACCGTAGCGGGAAGTTGAATCAAGTTTTAAATCCGGAAGTCGTGGGCGTTAAACTATAG
- a CDS encoding SGNH/GDSL hydrolase family protein: protein MRDPYLLAAGLLTGLAIPASALPHLSIVLPENSRFLWDLKQGSQTIVSTKIINNVDLSLPELSGQALQPLESSQTMLDEQNIKSIDFSSPELSSQGLPAPTESLLNPSAQAATISLTSGNQLYYQRLAALKTGQIYTRGDSDNLQSLWESIKKRQLTYEDWKSLLALEARAIAQGQGANHLSILVGDSLSMWFPREKLPTGKLWLNQGISGDTSAGVLRRLGAFSATRPDVIYIMAGINDLRKGDTDQAILRNYRRIVRRLRQTHPQAQIIVQSILPTRLPKLSNSRIRHINAQLAQIAKQEGANYLNIYSWFTDMEGNMRPELTTDGLHLSQEGYDVWRSALQQIEYKLTQRK from the coding sequence ATGAGGGACCCTTATCTGTTGGCAGCAGGTTTGTTAACAGGATTGGCAATACCAGCATCGGCTCTTCCACATCTGTCGATAGTCCTGCCAGAAAATTCTAGATTCCTGTGGGATTTAAAACAGGGTTCTCAGACAATAGTCAGTACAAAAATTATTAACAATGTCGATCTTTCCTTACCAGAACTCAGTGGCCAAGCACTGCAACCCTTAGAAAGTTCCCAGACAATGCTAGATGAGCAAAACATCAAGAGCATTGATTTCTCATCACCAGAACTCAGTAGCCAGGGATTACCAGCTCCAACAGAATCATTACTTAACCCCAGCGCCCAAGCAGCTACTATTTCACTGACATCTGGCAATCAACTTTACTACCAAAGATTGGCAGCTCTGAAAACAGGTCAGATTTATACACGCGGGGATAGTGATAATTTGCAATCATTGTGGGAGTCAATCAAGAAGCGTCAACTAACTTATGAAGACTGGAAAAGTTTACTAGCTTTAGAAGCCAGAGCCATCGCCCAAGGTCAAGGTGCAAATCATCTGAGTATTTTAGTTGGTGATTCTTTGAGCATGTGGTTTCCTCGAGAAAAACTGCCTACTGGGAAATTATGGCTCAATCAAGGCATCTCTGGAGACACTTCCGCTGGCGTTTTGAGAAGATTGGGGGCATTTTCAGCAACCCGACCGGATGTAATTTACATTATGGCTGGGATTAACGACTTACGAAAAGGCGATACCGATCAAGCAATTTTGCGTAATTATCGCCGAATTGTCCGCCGCTTACGACAAACTCACCCCCAAGCTCAAATAATTGTCCAATCAATTTTGCCGACTCGTCTACCAAAACTTTCCAATAGCCGCATTCGTCACATTAACGCCCAACTAGCTCAAATTGCTAAACAAGAAGGCGCTAATTATCTCAATATCTATAGTTGGTTTACAGATATGGAAGGCAATATGCGCCCAGAGTTAACCACAGATGGCTTGCACCTGTCGCAAGAGGGGTATGATGTATGGCGATCGGCACTACAGCAGATAGAATACAAGCTTACTCAGCGTAAGTAA
- a CDS encoding helix-turn-helix domain-containing protein: MGLVRLKIRELAQEKGWTLKEVSERSGVIYSTVRSYARRPAMTTVDFTAIHKLARTFEVTIEELVEILEE, translated from the coding sequence ATGGGATTAGTCAGATTGAAGATTCGAGAACTAGCGCAAGAAAAGGGATGGACACTCAAGGAAGTTTCTGAGCGTTCTGGGGTAATTTACAGCACGGTTAGAAGTTATGCTCGTCGTCCGGCAATGACAACAGTTGACTTTACTGCTATCCACAAATTGGCTCGCACCTTTGAGGTGACCATCGAAGAGTTAGTGGAAATTTTAGAAGAATAG
- a CDS encoding DNA-methyltransferase — translation MQEEQIKPAKEIIFNPYYTQQKGAAYLGDSLKLIKFIDDNSINLILTSPPFALTRKKEYGNETAEKYIEWFLPFAYEFKRVLADNGSFVLDLGGAYLPGNPVRSIYQYELLVRLCKEVGFFLAQEFYHYNPARLPTPAEWVTIRRIRVKDSVNTVWWLSKTPNPKADNKKVLKPYSQSMKQLLKNGYKAKIRPSGHDISDKFQKDNQGAIPPNLIEIANTESNSAYFRRCKAAEIRPHPARFPQGFAEFFIKFLTDEDDIVLDPFAGSNTTGFVAQSLQRRWISFEINEDYVMGSRYRFSQDSD, via the coding sequence TTGCAAGAAGAACAAATAAAGCCAGCAAAAGAAATAATTTTTAATCCCTATTATACCCAGCAAAAGGGAGCAGCATATTTAGGTGATAGCCTGAAACTGATTAAATTCATTGATGATAATAGTATTAATTTAATTCTCACCTCACCGCCATTTGCTCTCACACGCAAAAAAGAATACGGTAACGAAACTGCTGAAAAATATATCGAGTGGTTTCTGCCTTTTGCCTATGAATTTAAAAGAGTACTAGCAGATAATGGCTCATTTGTACTGGATTTAGGTGGTGCTTACTTACCTGGTAATCCCGTGCGGAGTATCTATCAATACGAACTTTTGGTTAGATTATGCAAAGAGGTAGGTTTCTTTCTGGCTCAAGAATTCTACCACTATAATCCGGCTCGACTGCCAACCCCTGCTGAGTGGGTGACAATCAGGCGCATTCGTGTCAAAGATTCAGTGAATACAGTTTGGTGGTTGTCTAAAACACCAAATCCTAAAGCAGATAACAAAAAAGTTTTAAAACCTTATAGCCAAAGTATGAAGCAATTACTTAAAAATGGTTATAAGGCCAAAATACGTCCTAGCGGACATGATATTTCTGACAAATTTCAAAAAGATAATCAAGGTGCAATTCCACCAAATTTGATTGAAATTGCTAATACTGAATCGAATAGTGCTTATTTCCGACGCTGTAAAGCAGCAGAAATTAGACCCCATCCGGCACGTTTTCCTCAAGGGTTCGCGGAGTTCTTCATCAAATTTTTAACTGATGAAGATGATATTGTATTAGATCCATTTGCAGGTTCTAATACAACAGGCTTTGTTGCTCAGAGTCTACAACGCCGATGGATTTCTTTTGAAATTAATGAGGATTATGTAATGGGAAGTCGTTATCGTTTTAGTCAAGATTCAGATTAG
- the cynS gene encoding cyanase, whose protein sequence is MSIPEITQKLLAAKQDEGLSFADLEKIIGRDEVWIAALIYRQASASPEEAKLLVEALGLDASYINELTEYPLKGLGPVVPTDPLIYRFYEIMQVYGFPIKAVIQDKFGDGIMSAIDFTLDVEKEVDPKGDRVKIIMSGKFLPYKKW, encoded by the coding sequence GTGTCCATTCCCGAAATTACTCAAAAGCTATTAGCAGCAAAACAAGACGAAGGACTAAGCTTCGCCGATTTAGAAAAAATTATCGGACGCGATGAAGTATGGATTGCTGCTTTAATCTACCGTCAAGCTAGTGCTTCCCCAGAAGAAGCCAAGTTACTAGTCGAAGCATTGGGGCTAGATGCAAGTTATATTAATGAGTTGACTGAATATCCTCTAAAAGGATTAGGCCCAGTTGTACCAACCGACCCACTGATTTATCGTTTCTACGAAATTATGCAGGTGTACGGATTCCCAATTAAAGCCGTGATTCAGGACAAATTCGGCGATGGGATTATGAGCGCCATTGACTTTACTTTAGATGTGGAAAAAGAAGTAGACCCCAAAGGCGATCGCGTTAAAATCATTATGTCTGGTAAATTTCTACCATACAAAAAGTGGTAG
- a CDS encoding type II toxin-antitoxin system PemK/MazF family toxin, whose translation MSLQKGDIVLVPFPFTDLSGTKLRPGLVLWIDTIGDDVTLCFISSQNISSLSPEEFILEPSDPDFTSTGLRVISKVSVTRITTIERRLITRRIGKLGANQVQQLNTVILQALKLT comes from the coding sequence ATGTCTCTCCAAAAAGGTGATATAGTCTTGGTTCCATTTCCATTTACAGACTTGAGTGGAACAAAGCTACGCCCTGGTTTAGTTTTATGGATAGACACTATAGGCGATGATGTCACTTTATGTTTTATTTCATCTCAAAATATAAGTAGTTTGAGTCCAGAAGAATTCATCTTAGAACCTTCAGATCCAGATTTTACTAGTACTGGATTACGGGTTATATCTAAAGTTAGCGTGACAAGAATAACTACCATAGAGCGTAGACTAATCACCAGAAGGATAGGTAAATTGGGAGCAAATCAAGTTCAGCAGTTGAATACAGTGATTCTTCAAGCTCTGAAACTTACATAA
- a CDS encoding IS701 family transposase: protein MKFTKLDYCQYLLSSQINYTITNLAEHLESISHDTINYYLKREKLTPRLLWDNVKEVVEPDDNGYIIFDDSILDKRYSEEIEIVRRQYSGNEHGVLKGIGVVSCVYVNPTLQRFWVIDYRIFNPDVDGKTKIDHVKDMLQSLVYHKLLPFDTVLMDTWYAVHSLMLYIDSLDKIYYCPLKDNRLVDDTFGQAKYKRIELLEWSQEELDCGKIIKIKGFPANKKVKLFRVTVSTNRTDYVATNDLSQSSTDVVQEVCKIRWKIEEFHREIKQLTGIEFCQCRKARLQRNHIACAMLVWVRLKNLAYTTGQTIYQIKHNLLSNYLIQQLKRPSILMCLV, encoded by the coding sequence ATGAAGTTTACTAAATTAGATTATTGCCAGTATCTACTTAGTAGCCAAATTAATTATACCATTACCAATTTGGCAGAGCATTTAGAGAGTATTAGCCATGATACAATTAACTATTATTTGAAAAGAGAAAAATTAACACCTCGTTTACTATGGGATAACGTGAAAGAGGTAGTTGAGCCTGATGACAATGGTTACATAATATTTGATGATAGCATTTTAGATAAAAGGTATTCTGAAGAAATAGAAATAGTCAGAAGACAATATAGTGGTAATGAGCATGGTGTCCTTAAAGGCATTGGCGTAGTTAGCTGCGTGTATGTCAACCCTACACTTCAAAGATTTTGGGTCATAGATTATCGAATTTTTAATCCTGATGTCGATGGCAAAACCAAGATAGACCATGTGAAAGACATGCTCCAAAGCCTTGTGTATCATAAGCTTTTACCATTTGATACTGTTTTGATGGATACATGGTATGCGGTACACAGTTTAATGCTATATATTGATAGCTTAGACAAAATTTATTATTGCCCTTTAAAAGACAATCGGTTAGTTGATGATACATTTGGTCAAGCAAAATATAAACGTATTGAATTATTAGAATGGAGTCAAGAAGAATTAGATTGTGGTAAGATAATCAAAATTAAAGGGTTCCCAGCTAATAAAAAAGTGAAACTATTCCGGGTTACTGTTTCTACCAACAGAACGGATTATGTCGCAACTAACGATTTATCTCAAAGTTCCACGGATGTTGTACAAGAGGTGTGTAAAATTCGTTGGAAAATCGAGGAGTTTCACAGAGAAATTAAACAATTAACTGGGATTGAATTTTGCCAATGTCGGAAAGCTAGGCTTCAAAGAAATCATATCGCTTGTGCAATGTTAGTTTGGGTTAGGTTAAAGAATTTAGCCTATACAACTGGTCAAACTATTTATCAAATCAAGCATAACTTGCTTTCTAATTATTTAATTCAGCAACTGAAACGCCCAAGTATTCTTATGTGCTTGGTTTGA
- a CDS encoding REP-associated tyrosine transposase, producing MQEPKLKIFRRRLPHWELGGAVYFITFNTWEKLELSVEAREIVFNSCLFFDKNRYQIFVFVVMTNHVHLLIQPLLKSENEFWSLSSIMKSIKGYSAKQIPKVMKHIGTVWQDERYDRIVRNDEEFQQYWEYIRQNPVKAGLSSTPENYPFFWQLPE from the coding sequence ATGCAAGAGCCAAAGTTGAAAATTTTTCGGAGAAGATTACCTCATTGGGAGTTAGGTGGGGCAGTTTATTTCATTACTTTTAATACTTGGGAAAAGTTAGAACTTAGCGTAGAAGCTAGAGAAATAGTTTTTAATTCATGCTTGTTTTTTGATAAAAATAGATATCAAATATTTGTTTTTGTAGTGATGACAAATCATGTGCATCTGCTTATTCAGCCATTACTCAAATCGGAAAATGAGTTTTGGTCATTGAGTAGCATTATGAAAAGTATTAAAGGTTATAGTGCTAAACAAATTCCTAAAGTGATGAAACATATAGGAACAGTTTGGCAAGATGAAAGATATGACCGTATTGTTAGGAATGATGAAGAGTTTCAACAATATTGGGAATATATCAGACAAAATCCTGTAAAAGCAGGACTCTCATCAACCCCAGAAAATTACCCCTTCTTTTGGCAACTCCCTGAATAA